One genomic window of Halogeometricum sp. S3BR5-2 includes the following:
- a CDS encoding DUF5812 family protein encodes MTEDDGVGGDEPFGDAGRTDSGGDERVEGTFLVTAADEDSAVLKNVDTGQVHTLSSNPGVERHDAVTGVVAPDPPMNVSYQLVDIESRWGLTIELSGESPTADSRDVAASQPTGELTRKERAGTGEIHVITVPEEETDQAAADVADDAENTLSRAARLGVNRVEIRTAPGVVVVRYMP; translated from the coding sequence ATGACCGAGGACGACGGAGTCGGCGGAGACGAACCGTTCGGCGACGCGGGGCGGACCGACAGCGGCGGCGACGAGCGAGTCGAGGGGACGTTCCTCGTGACCGCCGCCGACGAGGATTCCGCGGTGCTGAAGAACGTCGACACCGGGCAGGTGCACACGCTGTCGTCGAACCCCGGCGTCGAACGCCACGACGCCGTCACGGGCGTCGTCGCCCCCGACCCGCCGATGAACGTCTCCTACCAACTCGTCGACATCGAGTCGCGGTGGGGGCTCACCATCGAACTGTCCGGCGAGTCGCCGACGGCGGACTCCCGCGACGTCGCCGCGTCGCAACCGACGGGCGAACTCACCCGGAAGGAGCGCGCGGGGACGGGGGAGATTCACGTCATCACCGTACCCGAAGAGGAGACCGACCAGGCGGCCGCCGACGTGGCCGACGACGCGGAGAACACGCTGTCGCGGGCGGCCCGCCTCGGCGTGAACCGCGTCGAGATTCGGACCGCCCCCGGCGTCGTCGTCGTCCGGTACATGCCCTGA